The following are encoded in a window of Kitasatospora fiedleri genomic DNA:
- a CDS encoding MFS transporter — MADLSPAGPGLSTAQYADRRLSEALLPLELAPRKQLQLAAISRWNALRGIRVGLVAAALLLMLIGANLATPLYPVLQQRLGLSPLDTTVLFTVYVFALVPVLAAVGHWSDHLGRRALILPAVALAAAGDAVFATAGSFWQLAAGRAVQGVAVGLSTGAAGAALGDLLPDRPTLAAKLTLACSAGGVALGPLVGAALTDDAKPLLGPFLPHAVALLALCVPLALVHPRMPGPFRSPASPPRVTTPAHLRPRRLRLPRAGRREFLLAAAAGFVSYAVFGVYLALAPAFSATLLHTRSPLAGAAVAALLLGSSAAAQLLVPPTSDRVVVAAGLTGLAAGLGLLTTAAATGTPALLFVGSVLAGACQGVAFRSLFTAAVAALDPARRGSELSALWVIVYLGSSAPIIAVGALTRAYGLLPAVTVFALTAATAALALAATVLRRQR, encoded by the coding sequence ATGGCGGACCTCTCCCCCGCCGGCCCCGGCCTGAGCACCGCTCAGTACGCCGACCGCCGACTGTCGGAGGCCCTGCTTCCGCTGGAACTCGCGCCCCGCAAGCAGCTCCAGCTCGCCGCGATCAGCCGCTGGAACGCGCTGCGCGGCATCCGCGTCGGCCTGGTGGCCGCCGCCCTGCTGCTGATGCTGATCGGCGCGAACCTCGCCACCCCGCTCTACCCGGTGCTCCAGCAGCGCCTGGGCCTGAGCCCGCTGGACACCACGGTCCTGTTCACCGTCTACGTGTTCGCGCTCGTCCCGGTGCTGGCCGCGGTCGGCCACTGGTCGGACCACCTGGGGCGGCGCGCCCTGATCCTGCCCGCGGTGGCACTGGCCGCCGCCGGGGACGCGGTGTTCGCCACCGCCGGCTCGTTCTGGCAGCTGGCCGCCGGACGGGCCGTCCAGGGCGTCGCGGTCGGGCTGTCCACGGGCGCGGCGGGCGCCGCCCTCGGCGACCTGCTGCCGGACCGGCCCACCCTGGCCGCCAAGCTCACCCTGGCCTGCTCGGCGGGCGGCGTGGCGCTCGGCCCGCTGGTCGGCGCCGCGCTCACCGACGACGCGAAGCCGCTGCTCGGCCCGTTCCTGCCGCACGCGGTCGCGCTGCTGGCGCTGTGCGTGCCGCTCGCCCTGGTGCACCCGCGGATGCCCGGTCCGTTCCGGTCCCCGGCCTCCCCGCCGCGCGTCACCACCCCGGCCCACCTGCGGCCCCGGCGGCTGCGGCTGCCGCGCGCCGGGCGCCGCGAGTTCCTGCTGGCCGCCGCCGCGGGCTTCGTCTCCTACGCGGTCTTCGGGGTCTACCTGGCGCTCGCCCCGGCCTTCTCCGCGACCCTGCTGCACACCCGCTCCCCGCTGGCGGGCGCGGCCGTCGCCGCGCTGCTGCTCGGCTCCTCGGCCGCCGCCCAGCTGCTCGTCCCGCCCACCTCCGACCGGGTGGTCGTCGCGGCCGGCCTGACCGGCCTGGCCGCCGGGCTCGGCCTGCTCACCACGGCCGCCGCGACCGGCACCCCGGCGCTGCTGTTCGTCGGCAGCGTGCTGGCCGGCGCCTGCCAGGGCGTGGCGTTCCGCTCCCTGTTCACCGCCGCGGTCGCCGCCCTCGACCCGGCCCGCCGCGGCAGCGAACTCTCCGCCCTCTGGGTGATCGTCTACCTGGGCTCCTCCGCCCCGATCATCGCCGTCGGCGCGCTCACCCGCGCCTACGGCCTGCTCCCCGCCGTCACCGTCTTCGCCCTCACCGCCGCCACCGCCGCCCTCGCCCTGGCCGCCACCGTCCTGCGCCGCCAACGCTGA
- a CDS encoding proline dehydrogenase family protein: MLRSALLAASRSPQVRTMVEKFPPTHAIVERFVAGDRLDQGVSATEALVASGRKVTLDHLGEDTKDADQAAGTALAYEHLLTALQDTGLAADAEVSVKLSAVGQFLPVDGEKIALENARRICQAAAAAGTTVTLDMEDHTTTDSTLAIARELRADFPWLGVVLQAYLRRTEADCRDLAHEGSRVRLCKGAYKEPESVAFQGKRDVDLAYVRALKVLMAGEGYPMVASHDPNMIKIAGQLAEWNKRDATSFEYQMLFGIRPEEQLRLAEAGNTMRVYLPYGQEWYGYFMRRLAERPANLTFFLRAMATRG; the protein is encoded by the coding sequence ATGCTCCGTTCCGCCCTCCTCGCCGCCTCGCGCTCCCCGCAGGTGCGCACCATGGTCGAGAAGTTCCCGCCCACCCACGCGATCGTCGAGCGCTTCGTCGCCGGCGACCGGCTCGACCAGGGCGTGAGCGCCACCGAGGCGCTGGTCGCCAGCGGCCGCAAGGTCACCCTCGACCACCTCGGCGAGGACACCAAGGACGCCGACCAGGCCGCCGGCACCGCCCTCGCCTACGAGCACCTGCTGACCGCCCTCCAGGACACCGGCCTCGCCGCGGACGCCGAGGTCTCCGTCAAGCTCTCCGCCGTCGGCCAGTTCCTCCCCGTGGACGGCGAGAAGATCGCCCTGGAGAACGCCCGCCGCATCTGCCAGGCCGCCGCCGCCGCGGGCACCACCGTGACGCTCGACATGGAGGACCACACCACCACCGACTCCACCCTGGCCATCGCCCGCGAACTGCGCGCCGACTTCCCCTGGCTGGGCGTCGTCCTCCAGGCCTACCTGCGCCGCACCGAGGCCGACTGCCGCGACCTCGCCCACGAGGGCTCCCGGGTGCGCCTCTGCAAGGGCGCCTACAAGGAGCCCGAGTCGGTCGCCTTCCAGGGCAAGCGGGACGTCGACCTCGCCTACGTCCGCGCGCTCAAGGTCCTGATGGCGGGCGAGGGTTACCCCATGGTGGCCTCGCACGACCCCAACATGATCAAGATCGCCGGCCAGCTCGCCGAGTGGAACAAGCGCGACGCCACCTCCTTCGAGTACCAGATGCTCTTCGGCATCCGCCCCGAGGAGCAGCTCCGCCTGGCCGAGGCCGGCAACACCATGCGGGTCTACCTGCCCTACGGCCAGGAGTGGTACGGCTACTTCATGCGCCGCCTGGCCGAGCGCCCCGCGAACCTGACCTTCTTCCTGCGCGCGATGGCCACCCGCGGCTGA
- a CDS encoding metal-sulfur cluster assembly factor: protein MEALMDVVDPELGIDVVNLGLIYGLHIDADDTATVDMTLTSAACPLTDVIEDQARTATDGLVKDLRINWVWMPPWGPDKITDEGRDQLRALGFNV from the coding sequence ATGGAGGCCCTGATGGACGTCGTCGACCCCGAGCTGGGCATCGACGTCGTCAACCTGGGCCTGATCTACGGCCTGCACATCGACGCGGACGACACCGCCACCGTCGACATGACGCTGACCTCCGCGGCCTGCCCGCTCACCGACGTGATCGAGGACCAGGCCCGCACCGCCACCGACGGCCTGGTCAAGGACCTGCGGATCAACTGGGTCTGGATGCCGCCGTGGGGCCCCGACAAGATCACCGACGAGGGCCGCGACCAGCTGCGCGCGCTCGGCTTCAACGTCTGA
- a CDS encoding cysteine desulfurase — protein sequence MTHSHLTGLLDTEAIRKDFPILSRQLHDGRPLVYLDNAATSQKPRQVLEALNAYYEQHNANVHRGVHVLAEEATALYEGARDKVAAFVNAPSRNEVIFTKNASESLNLVANMLGWADEPYKVDADSEIVITEMEHHSNIVPWQLLAQRTGAKLKWFSLTDDGRLDLSNIDELITEKTKIVSFTLVSNLLGTVNPVDAIVRKAQSVGALVAIDASQAAPHMVLDVQALEADFVAFTGHKMVGPTGIGVLWGRQELLEDLPPFLGGGEMIETVTMGSSTYAPAPHKFEAGTPPIAQAVGLGAAIDYLSEIGMDRIAAHEHAITAYAIERLNEVPDLRIIGPRTAVDRGAAISFTLGDIHPHDVGQVLDEQGIAVRVGHHCARPVCLRYGIPATTRASFYLYSTPGEVDALIDGLHHVRNFFG from the coding sequence GTGACCCACTCCCATCTGACCGGACTCCTCGACACGGAGGCGATCCGCAAGGACTTCCCGATCCTGTCCCGGCAGCTGCACGACGGCCGGCCCCTGGTCTACCTGGACAACGCGGCGACCTCGCAGAAGCCGCGCCAGGTGCTGGAGGCGCTGAACGCCTACTACGAGCAGCACAACGCCAACGTCCACCGCGGCGTGCACGTGCTGGCCGAGGAGGCCACCGCGCTGTACGAGGGCGCCCGGGACAAGGTCGCGGCCTTCGTCAACGCGCCCAGCCGCAACGAGGTGATCTTCACCAAGAACGCCTCCGAGTCGCTCAACCTCGTGGCCAACATGCTGGGTTGGGCCGACGAGCCGTACAAGGTCGACGCCGACTCGGAGATCGTGATCACCGAGATGGAGCACCACTCCAACATCGTGCCGTGGCAGCTGCTCGCGCAGCGCACCGGCGCGAAGCTGAAGTGGTTCTCGCTCACCGACGACGGCCGGCTCGACCTGTCGAACATCGACGAGCTGATCACCGAGAAGACGAAGATCGTCTCCTTCACGCTGGTCTCCAACCTGCTGGGCACCGTCAACCCGGTCGACGCGATCGTCCGCAAGGCGCAGTCGGTCGGCGCGCTGGTCGCCATCGACGCCTCGCAGGCCGCCCCGCACATGGTGCTGGACGTGCAGGCGCTGGAGGCCGACTTCGTCGCCTTCACCGGGCACAAGATGGTCGGCCCCACCGGCATCGGCGTGCTCTGGGGGCGCCAGGAGCTGCTGGAGGACCTCCCGCCGTTCCTCGGCGGCGGCGAGATGATCGAGACCGTGACGATGGGCTCGTCCACCTACGCGCCCGCCCCGCACAAGTTCGAGGCCGGCACCCCGCCGATCGCCCAGGCGGTCGGGCTCGGCGCGGCCATCGACTACCTGTCCGAGATCGGCATGGACCGGATCGCCGCCCACGAGCACGCGATCACCGCGTACGCCATCGAGCGCCTGAACGAGGTGCCCGACCTGCGGATCATCGGCCCCCGCACGGCCGTCGACCGCGGCGCGGCGATCTCCTTCACGCTCGGCGACATCCACCCGCACGACGTCGGCCAGGTGCTGGACGAGCAGGGCATCGCGGTCCGGGTCGGCCACCACTGCGCGCGGCCGGTCTGCCTGCGGTACGGAATTCCGGCGACCACCAGGGCGTCGTTCTACCTGTACTCCACGCCCGGCGAGGTGGACGCGCTGATCGACGGTCTCCACCACGTCCGCAACTTCTTCGGCTGA
- a CDS encoding alkaline phosphatase PhoX, with protein MPLSRRDFVNRSTVLGAGVLIAGSAEVLATAPGAIAAPAGGEAALAKGGHTAVGYGALVSDPKGVLALPKGFSYEVVTRTGETTLVTGESTPSNHDGTAAFEGRGGAVLLVNNHELAGPRANWPHPVPLLAGHVYDPAAAGGCTVVEVSGHGHGDGHGHGKGHGQGGRRVREWVGIAGTATNCAGGATPWNTWLTCEETEDKAGTNGFTKDHGYVFEVDPHDQDANRDPQPIKAFGRFAHEAVVIDERRGHAYLTEDAAKPNGLFYRWTPPAGFRHGKGRLRTLAADAGVLEALKAFDARGKLVDDLSRATKPGTTYGADWVKVQDRDARTTSIRKQFEDGEITRARKLEGMWWGDGGIYFVSSFAREESPLPHDGQVWFYSPTRRTLTLKVILGVNDEVWTDRGNFDGPDNITVSPHGGLIIAEDGSGLQHLFGTTADGRTYALARNELNLGTAEEPEFSEFTGVTFSPDGRTLFANIQEPGIMLAITGPWHRM; from the coding sequence ATGCCGCTGTCCCGTCGGGACTTCGTCAACCGTTCGACCGTGCTCGGGGCCGGCGTCCTGATCGCCGGCAGCGCCGAGGTGCTGGCCACCGCGCCCGGGGCGATCGCCGCCCCCGCGGGCGGGGAGGCCGCCCTCGCGAAGGGCGGGCACACCGCGGTCGGCTACGGCGCGCTGGTGTCCGACCCGAAGGGGGTGCTGGCGCTGCCGAAGGGCTTCTCGTACGAGGTCGTCACGCGCACCGGCGAGACCACCCTGGTCACCGGCGAGTCCACCCCGAGCAACCACGACGGCACCGCCGCGTTCGAGGGGCGGGGCGGGGCCGTCCTGCTGGTGAACAACCACGAGCTGGCCGGGCCGCGGGCGAACTGGCCGCACCCGGTGCCGCTGCTGGCGGGCCACGTCTACGACCCGGCCGCGGCCGGCGGCTGCACCGTCGTCGAGGTCTCCGGGCACGGGCACGGCGACGGGCACGGGCACGGCAAGGGCCACGGGCAGGGCGGGCGCCGGGTCCGCGAGTGGGTCGGCATCGCCGGCACCGCCACCAACTGCGCCGGTGGCGCCACCCCGTGGAACACCTGGCTGACCTGCGAGGAGACCGAGGACAAGGCCGGCACCAACGGCTTCACCAAGGACCACGGCTACGTCTTCGAGGTCGACCCGCACGACCAGGACGCCAACCGGGACCCGCAGCCGATCAAGGCGTTCGGCCGGTTCGCGCACGAGGCCGTCGTCATCGACGAGCGGCGCGGCCACGCCTACCTGACCGAGGACGCGGCCAAGCCGAACGGCCTGTTCTACCGCTGGACCCCGCCGGCCGGCTTCCGGCACGGCAAGGGCCGGCTGCGCACCCTGGCCGCCGACGCGGGCGTGCTGGAGGCGCTGAAGGCGTTCGACGCGCGGGGCAAGCTGGTCGACGACCTGTCCCGCGCCACCAAGCCCGGCACCACGTACGGCGCCGACTGGGTCAAGGTCCAGGACCGCGACGCCCGCACCACCTCGATCCGCAAGCAGTTCGAGGACGGCGAGATCACCCGGGCCCGCAAGCTGGAGGGCATGTGGTGGGGCGACGGCGGCATCTACTTCGTCTCCTCCTTCGCCCGCGAGGAGTCGCCGCTCCCGCACGACGGCCAGGTCTGGTTCTACAGCCCGACCCGGCGGACGCTGACCCTGAAGGTCATCCTCGGCGTCAACGACGAGGTCTGGACCGACCGGGGCAACTTCGACGGCCCCGACAACATCACCGTCTCGCCCCACGGCGGCCTGATCATCGCCGAGGACGGCAGCGGCCTCCAGCACCTGTTCGGCACCACCGCCGACGGCCGGACGTACGCGCTGGCGCGCAACGAGCTCAACCTCGGGACGGCCGAGGAGCCGGAGTTCAGCGAGTTCACCGGCGTGACCTTCTCGCCCGACGGGCGGACGCTGTTCGCGAACATCCAGGAGCCGGGCATCATGCTGGCGATCACCGGCCCGTGGCACCGGATGTGA
- a CDS encoding PucR family transcriptional regulator encodes MTGLPLRQLLMSLGEPLVELQAAPAGLDVPVRHVAILDPEDPPTAAPGELVLAIGARGRAALPALRAAGRARAAAVAVKLDGPGQADALREAATEAGVALLSVRRETRWEHLDSLARTLLSGSDGPDGPEPGGAAAGDLFSLAQTVAVLTGGIVSIEDTSSRVLAYSRTSETDEVDDLRRLSILGRQGPEPYLAKLREWGVFSHLRGSEGAIEIAAHPELGIRRRLAIAIRSGAQPLGTIWVQEGSRPLTDTAEQALVGAARVAAGQLVRRRRELSADTRLTQTLLTGLLEGSTGPQSLATHLGLDVRRPATVLAYAPAATDGRDAELSRDEVIGLISVHTAARHRGALLAPVDSRVYVLLPELPPGVPPGTLRDWTQETVDAARDHLSIPLRAAIGPTVPGLADVPASRAQADRILDAMGRGGVVPDVAALQDVQAEVLVSEVLALLQDRPELRDPRLTALSAYDGRHHTRLAESVLAYLDALGEVRTAADALHIHPNTLRYRVRRAEQLTGLDLAQPQQRLLAMLQLRLPD; translated from the coding sequence ATGACCGGCCTGCCCCTGCGCCAGCTGCTGATGTCGCTCGGCGAACCCCTGGTCGAGCTCCAGGCCGCGCCCGCCGGGCTGGACGTCCCGGTCCGGCACGTGGCCATCCTCGACCCGGAGGACCCGCCCACCGCCGCGCCGGGCGAACTCGTGCTGGCCATCGGCGCCCGCGGCCGGGCCGCCCTCCCCGCGCTGCGCGCCGCCGGCCGGGCCCGGGCCGCCGCCGTCGCGGTCAAGCTGGACGGGCCGGGCCAGGCGGACGCGCTGCGCGAGGCCGCCACCGAGGCGGGCGTCGCGCTGCTCTCGGTGCGCCGCGAGACCCGCTGGGAGCACCTGGACTCGCTGGCCCGCACCCTGCTGTCCGGCTCCGACGGCCCGGACGGCCCGGAGCCCGGCGGGGCCGCCGCCGGCGACCTGTTCTCGCTCGCCCAGACCGTCGCCGTACTGACCGGCGGCATCGTCTCGATCGAGGACACCTCCAGCCGGGTGCTCGCCTACTCCCGCACCTCCGAGACCGACGAGGTCGACGACCTGCGCCGGCTGTCCATCCTGGGCCGCCAGGGCCCGGAGCCGTACCTGGCCAAGCTGCGCGAGTGGGGCGTCTTCTCGCACCTGCGCGGCTCCGAGGGCGCGATCGAGATCGCCGCCCACCCCGAGCTGGGCATCCGCCGCCGGCTGGCGATCGCGATCCGCTCCGGCGCGCAGCCGCTGGGCACCATCTGGGTGCAGGAGGGCTCCCGCCCGCTGACCGACACCGCCGAGCAGGCGCTGGTCGGCGCCGCCCGGGTCGCGGCTGGCCAACTGGTGCGCCGCCGCCGGGAGTTGTCGGCCGATACCCGACTCACCCAGACCCTGCTGACCGGCCTGCTGGAGGGCTCCACCGGCCCGCAGTCGCTGGCCACCCACCTCGGCCTGGACGTCCGCCGCCCGGCCACCGTGCTGGCCTACGCCCCCGCCGCCACCGACGGCCGGGACGCCGAGCTCTCCCGCGACGAGGTGATCGGCCTGATCTCGGTGCACACCGCCGCCCGCCACCGCGGCGCCCTGCTCGCCCCGGTCGACTCCCGGGTCTACGTCCTGCTGCCCGAACTCCCGCCCGGCGTCCCGCCCGGCACCCTGCGCGACTGGACCCAGGAGACCGTCGACGCGGCCCGCGACCACCTGTCCATCCCGCTGCGGGCCGCGATCGGCCCCACCGTCCCCGGCCTCGCCGACGTCCCGGCCTCCCGGGCCCAGGCCGACCGGATTCTGGACGCGATGGGCCGCGGCGGAGTCGTCCCGGACGTGGCCGCGCTCCAGGACGTCCAGGCCGAGGTGCTGGTCTCCGAGGTGCTCGCCCTGCTCCAGGACCGCCCCGAGCTGCGCGACCCCCGCCTCACCGCCCTCAGCGCGTACGACGGCCGCCACCACACCCGGCTCGCCGAGTCCGTCCTCGCCTACCTGGACGCCCTCGGCGAGGTCCGCACCGCGGCCGACGCCCTGCACATCCACCCCAACACCCTGCGCTACCGGGTGCGGAGGGCCGAACAGCTCACCGGCCTGGACCTCGCCCAGCCCCAGCAGCGCCTGCTCGCCATGCTCCAACTCCGCCTGCCCGACTGA
- the sufU gene encoding Fe-S cluster assembly sulfur transfer protein SufU produces the protein MKLDSMYQEIILDHYRNPHGKGLRDGDAEVHHVNPTCGDEITLRVRLDGAVVADVSYESQGCSISQASASVLNDLVVGKPVGEAQQIQEAFLELMQSKGQSEGDEEVLEDAVAFAGVSKYPARVKCALLSWMAWKDATAKALGGQPPLTD, from the coding sequence ATGAAACTCGACTCGATGTACCAGGAGATCATCCTGGACCACTACCGCAACCCCCACGGCAAGGGGCTGCGGGACGGCGACGCCGAGGTGCACCACGTCAACCCGACCTGCGGCGACGAGATCACCCTGCGGGTGCGGCTCGACGGCGCGGTCGTCGCCGACGTCTCCTACGAGTCGCAGGGCTGCTCGATCAGCCAGGCCTCCGCCTCCGTGCTCAACGACCTGGTGGTCGGCAAGCCGGTCGGCGAGGCGCAGCAGATCCAGGAGGCCTTCCTCGAACTGATGCAGAGCAAGGGCCAGTCCGAGGGCGACGAGGAGGTGCTGGAGGACGCGGTCGCCTTCGCCGGGGTCTCCAAGTACCCGGCCCGGGTCAAGTGCGCCCTGCTCAGCTGGATGGCCTGGAAGGACGCCACCGCCAAGGCGCTCGGCGGCCAGCCTCCCCTCACCGACTGA
- the pruA gene encoding L-glutamate gamma-semialdehyde dehydrogenase: MDAVTQVPAPVNEPVHSYAPGSPERVRLEAKLKELGGQGPIQLTMTINGEQRLGGGSEIHVVQPHHHAARLGTLRNATQDDAREAIDTALAAAPAWQALSFDSRAAIFLRAADLLAGPWRETLAAATMLGQSKTAQQAEIDTPCELVDFLRFNVHFARQILAEQPISSDGVWNRTDHRPLEGFVYAITPFNFTAIAGNLPTAPALMGNVVIWKPSPTQQFAAHYLMRLLEAAGLPKGVINMVTGDGLDVSEVALKHPALAGIHFTGSTPTFQHLWRTVGENISGYRTYPRIVGETGGKDFLVAHPSADKAVLKTAMTRGAFEYQGQKCSALSRAYVPASIWAEIKDDFRDEVEWLTMGDVADLSNFMGAVIDERSFAKNKAAIDRAKADPQVEVLAGGTYDDSVGWFVRPTVLVCQDPAAEYFRDEYFGPILSVHVYQDDRYDEMLAQMESVSAYGLTGSIIAQDREAVQHAMHVLRNAAGNFYINDKPTGAVVGQQPFGGGRASGTNDKAGAKQNLTRWTSTRSIKETFVPPTDYRYPHMG; this comes from the coding sequence ATGGATGCTGTGACCCAGGTCCCCGCGCCGGTGAACGAGCCGGTCCACAGCTACGCCCCCGGCAGCCCCGAGCGGGTCCGGCTGGAGGCCAAGCTGAAGGAGCTGGGCGGCCAGGGGCCGATCCAGCTGACCATGACGATCAACGGGGAGCAGCGCCTCGGCGGCGGCTCCGAGATCCACGTCGTACAGCCGCACCACCACGCGGCCCGGCTCGGCACGCTGCGCAACGCCACCCAGGACGACGCGCGCGAGGCCATCGACACCGCCCTGGCCGCCGCGCCGGCCTGGCAGGCGCTCTCCTTCGACTCCCGCGCCGCGATCTTCCTGCGCGCCGCGGACCTGCTGGCCGGCCCGTGGCGGGAGACCCTCGCCGCGGCCACCATGCTGGGCCAGTCGAAGACCGCCCAGCAGGCGGAGATCGACACCCCCTGCGAGCTGGTCGACTTCCTGCGCTTCAACGTGCACTTCGCCCGGCAGATCCTGGCCGAGCAGCCGATCTCCTCGGACGGCGTGTGGAACCGCACCGACCACCGCCCGCTGGAGGGCTTCGTCTACGCGATCACCCCGTTCAACTTCACCGCGATCGCCGGCAACCTGCCGACCGCGCCCGCGCTGATGGGCAACGTGGTGATCTGGAAGCCGTCCCCCACCCAGCAGTTCGCCGCGCACTACCTGATGCGGCTGCTGGAGGCCGCCGGCCTGCCCAAGGGCGTCATCAACATGGTCACCGGCGACGGCCTGGACGTCTCCGAGGTCGCCCTCAAGCACCCCGCGCTGGCCGGCATCCACTTCACCGGCTCCACCCCGACCTTCCAGCACCTGTGGCGCACCGTCGGCGAGAACATCTCCGGCTACCGCACCTACCCGCGGATCGTCGGCGAGACCGGCGGCAAGGACTTCCTGGTCGCCCACCCGTCCGCCGACAAGGCCGTGCTGAAGACCGCGATGACCCGCGGCGCCTTCGAGTACCAGGGCCAGAAGTGCTCGGCGCTCTCCCGCGCGTACGTCCCGGCCTCGATCTGGGCCGAGATCAAGGACGACTTCCGCGACGAGGTCGAGTGGCTCACGATGGGCGACGTCGCCGACCTGAGCAACTTCATGGGCGCGGTCATCGACGAGCGGTCCTTCGCCAAGAACAAGGCCGCGATCGACCGCGCCAAGGCCGACCCGCAGGTCGAGGTGCTGGCCGGCGGCACGTACGACGACTCGGTCGGCTGGTTCGTCCGCCCGACCGTGCTGGTCTGCCAGGACCCGGCCGCCGAGTACTTCCGGGACGAGTACTTCGGCCCGATCCTCTCGGTGCACGTCTACCAGGACGACCGGTACGACGAGATGCTCGCGCAGATGGAGTCGGTGTCCGCGTACGGCCTGACCGGCTCGATCATCGCCCAGGACCGCGAAGCCGTGCAGCACGCGATGCACGTGCTGCGCAACGCCGCCGGCAACTTCTACATCAACGACAAGCCCACCGGCGCCGTCGTCGGCCAGCAGCCCTTCGGCGGCGGCCGGGCCTCCGGCACCAACGACAAGGCCGGCGCCAAGCAGAACCTGACGCGCTGGACCTCCACCCGCTCCATCAAGGAGACGTTCGTCCCGCCGACGGACTACCGCTACCCGCACATGGGCTGA
- a CDS encoding TerD family protein, which yields MTTVLAQGGNAPLGSARVVVEVAAPERLDVSGLLLTAAGKVRSDADFVFFNAPQGPGVTHRPAAGGGPDAIAVDTAAVPGEITRIVVTASLDDRRATFAGTEPTATVRDADTGRELFTFTPPRLSRETALVVVEVYRRGAEWKVRAVGQGYANGLAGIATDFGVAVEDAAPADTTADAATGSSPAAPPVPAAPPAPAAPPTAPPRPSAAPQGPATPPPMPSGSPAVGKITLDKGRVNLVKGGSVSLEKAGRPFLASVRMGLGWEPAGRGRNIDLDASVIAFDAQRAKIDTAWFMKLSVFNGAIAHSGDNLTGKGGGDDEAITVHLGGLPPEVCGLVFVVNSFSGQKFTDIKNAYCRLVDAATEEELVRFDLAQSEPHTGVAMCKLVRQFSGEWVMTALGEYVDAKTARSMVKPAAAML from the coding sequence GTGACGACTGTTCTCGCGCAGGGCGGCAACGCACCCCTGGGGTCGGCCCGGGTCGTGGTCGAAGTCGCCGCGCCCGAGCGGCTGGACGTCTCGGGGCTGCTGCTCACCGCGGCCGGCAAGGTCCGTTCGGACGCCGACTTCGTCTTCTTCAACGCCCCGCAGGGCCCGGGCGTCACGCACCGCCCGGCGGCCGGCGGCGGCCCCGACGCGATCGCCGTCGACACCGCGGCGGTGCCCGGGGAGATCACCCGGATCGTGGTCACCGCCTCGCTCGACGACCGGCGGGCCACCTTCGCGGGCACCGAGCCCACCGCGACCGTCCGGGACGCCGACACCGGCCGCGAACTGTTCACCTTCACCCCGCCGCGGCTCTCCCGGGAGACCGCCCTGGTCGTCGTCGAGGTCTACCGGCGCGGCGCCGAGTGGAAGGTCCGCGCCGTCGGCCAGGGCTACGCCAACGGGCTGGCCGGCATCGCCACCGACTTCGGCGTCGCGGTCGAGGACGCGGCCCCGGCCGACACCACCGCCGACGCCGCCACCGGCTCCTCCCCCGCCGCCCCGCCCGTCCCCGCCGCGCCACCCGCTCCCGCCGCGCCGCCCACCGCCCCGCCGAGGCCGAGCGCCGCGCCCCAGGGCCCCGCCACCCCGCCCCCCATGCCCTCCGGCTCCCCCGCCGTCGGCAAGATCACCCTCGACAAGGGCCGGGTCAACCTGGTCAAGGGCGGCTCGGTCTCCCTGGAGAAGGCCGGCCGGCCCTTCCTCGCCTCGGTCCGGATGGGCCTCGGCTGGGAGCCCGCCGGCCGCGGCCGCAACATCGACCTCGACGCCTCGGTGATCGCCTTCGACGCCCAGCGCGCCAAGATCGACACCGCCTGGTTCATGAAGCTCTCCGTCTTCAACGGCGCGATCGCCCACTCCGGCGACAACCTCACCGGCAAGGGCGGCGGCGACGACGAGGCCATCACCGTCCACCTCGGCGGCCTGCCCCCCGAGGTCTGCGGCCTGGTCTTCGTGGTCAACTCCTTCTCCGGCCAGAAGTTCACCGACATCAAGAACGCCTACTGCCGCCTGGTCGACGCCGCCACCGAGGAGGAACTCGTCCGCTTCGACCTCGCCCAGTCCGAACCCCACACCGGCGTCGCCATGTGCAAGCTGGTCCGCCAGTTCTCCGGCGAGTGGGTGATGACCGCCCTCGGCGAGTACGTCGACGCCAAGACCGCCCGCAGCATGGTCAAGCCCGCCGCCGCGATGCTCTAG